A window of Chitinophaga sp. MM2321 contains these coding sequences:
- a CDS encoding DoxX family protein, whose protein sequence is MLKRLLQTDNSLTAFIVRITVALVILPHGAQKLLGMFGGHGFKATMDYFTQGGTPAILAFLVIFTESIGALLILIGFTTRIWAIMSTAIMMVAISMHAANGFFMNWTGAQQGEGFEYHLLVIGINIALIIKGAGRWSVDRQLTK, encoded by the coding sequence ATGTTAAAACGTTTATTACAAACAGACAACAGTCTCACCGCCTTTATAGTGCGCATAACGGTAGCATTGGTCATATTACCACATGGCGCACAGAAATTACTGGGCATGTTTGGCGGCCACGGTTTTAAAGCCACCATGGATTATTTCACACAAGGAGGCACACCGGCCATACTGGCATTCCTGGTTATATTTACCGAGAGCATCGGCGCACTCCTGATCCTTATTGGCTTCACTACCCGAATCTGGGCGATCATGAGTACTGCCATCATGATGGTAGCCATTTCCATGCATGCTGCCAACGGCTTTTTTATGAACTGGACAGGCGCACAGCAAGGTGAAGGATTCGAATATCATTTACTGGTCATCGGTATCAACATTGCCCTGATCATAAAAGGTGCAGGCCGCTGGTCTGTAGACCGTCAACTCACTAAATAA
- a CDS encoding MarR family transcriptional regulator produces the protein MKLEDEIKQTRFKDEYQRAMLNIVFTANWLEVGISHVLKPYDISSQQFNVLRILRGSSPKPLNLLDIQERMMDKMSNATRLVEKLRQKGLLTRNQCESNRRKVEIEITDKGKALLTELEPIIDKNHKRLTKKITKEEVSMLNELLDKLRD, from the coding sequence ATGAAACTGGAAGATGAAATAAAACAAACAAGATTCAAAGATGAATACCAACGTGCCATGCTGAACATTGTATTTACAGCTAACTGGCTGGAAGTAGGCATATCACATGTATTAAAACCGTATGATATCTCTTCCCAGCAATTCAACGTATTAAGAATCCTCCGCGGCAGCAGCCCAAAACCATTAAACCTACTGGACATCCAGGAGCGCATGATGGATAAAATGAGCAATGCTACCCGGCTGGTGGAAAAGCTGCGCCAGAAAGGACTCCTTACACGCAACCAGTGTGAATCGAACCGGCGCAAGGTAGAAATCGAGATCACCGATAAGGGAAAGGCGCTTTTAACAGAACTGGAACCTATAATCGACAAAAATCATAAGCGTCTCACTAAAAAAATTACCAAAGAAGAAGTGAGCATGCTGAACGAATTACTGGATAAACTGCGTGATTGA
- a CDS encoding transmembrane 220 family protein, which yields MKVFNIFFCVVFIIFAGLQYNDPDPYVWMPIYLYAATFCALAARHRFYRSWYIGGILVYLAYAVYLFFTKDGVVDWMQQHQAENIAQSMKATKPWIEDTREFFGLFICIAVLGINYVYSKRRKRNI from the coding sequence ATGAAAGTGTTTAATATTTTCTTTTGTGTGGTGTTTATCATTTTTGCGGGTTTACAATATAACGATCCCGATCCGTATGTATGGATGCCTATCTATCTCTATGCTGCCACTTTCTGCGCATTGGCAGCCCGTCACCGTTTTTACCGCAGCTGGTATATCGGTGGTATACTGGTGTACCTCGCCTATGCAGTCTATTTATTTTTTACAAAAGATGGCGTTGTAGATTGGATGCAGCAGCATCAGGCAGAAAATATTGCCCAAAGCATGAAGGCCACCAAGCCATGGATAGAAGATACCAGGGAATTCTTTGGCCTGTTTATATGTATTGCGGTGCTGGGGATTAATTATGTCTATTCAAAAAGAAGGAAAAGAAATATTTAG
- a CDS encoding alpha-L-rhamnosidase C-terminal domain-containing protein, whose protein sequence is MKYLQRCIAAFLLPLSGAMWPVQAQSQQVAGETPAQWDARWITSTEAAPALYGVYLFRKTFTLTNYSGPFLIHLTADNRYRLYVNGRFVAMGPARSDLANWYYETLDLSAYLKYGTNVIAAEVINYGPDKPRGQLTQATGLLIQGHTAREAAIINTGSTPWQTMEDGAVYCKPVITAPGAFYGAYPGDSIVAEYHPWDWQEATYNDSCWDKAAVAAPVTLQGTSALGWRMLSPRPVGPLQHQRENFTRIAEQEGVTVPADFLKGIKPLTIPAQRKIRLLLDRGQLTTGFPELLLSGGLDASVRITYRAPYNNETIVQDVIRPDGGNRRKFTPVGYRTFRYVQLDIETGKSSLTLEDYYNVYTQYGLTEKAAFSASPETDTIWQTARRIAFAGAQDNLYNDLWQEQLQYIQDAHIHGLGILYFSGDGQLLRNALRQFDQSRIPEGLIRTRYPADDMQVSVAAAFDWIVAIQDYLLFKEDKALAKQLYPGVRNILDWFARYRDAATGLPGNMPYRDSAAIAPLTFQYLYSLRQAAAIAGYCDKPADSTAYVRIADKLREVVYRYCFDAGKGLYAETAGKKTFSRYTNAMAVLAEAVPPRQVKNVMQRMVKEKALPEESLRDKFYIFRAMQETGTTGTFQSELAPWHPVQEENSSLYQSVTCVANIYLLGITAGIQSTSYGFKTALIAPAPGNLKQVNAAMPHPDGGMIEVALNFDDNRVSGTVTLPFGITGKFRWRGKETVLHGGPQHIEM, encoded by the coding sequence ATGAAATATCTGCAACGATGTATAGCAGCGTTCCTGCTGCCGTTATCAGGCGCAATGTGGCCGGTACAGGCACAATCGCAGCAAGTGGCTGGTGAAACGCCTGCGCAATGGGATGCCCGCTGGATCACCAGTACAGAAGCGGCCCCTGCCTTATATGGGGTCTATCTTTTCCGTAAAACATTTACACTCACCAATTATTCCGGTCCGTTCCTCATTCACCTCACTGCGGATAACCGTTACCGTTTGTATGTCAACGGCCGCTTTGTGGCCATGGGACCCGCCCGGTCGGACCTGGCCAATTGGTACTACGAAACCCTCGATCTCAGTGCTTACCTTAAATACGGGACGAATGTAATCGCCGCGGAAGTGATCAATTACGGCCCGGATAAACCACGTGGACAACTTACACAGGCTACCGGTCTGCTGATACAGGGGCATACCGCCCGTGAGGCAGCCATCATCAATACCGGCAGCACACCCTGGCAGACCATGGAAGATGGTGCGGTGTACTGTAAGCCGGTAATAACCGCTCCCGGCGCTTTTTACGGCGCCTATCCCGGCGATAGTATCGTAGCGGAATACCATCCCTGGGACTGGCAGGAGGCTACCTATAACGACTCCTGCTGGGACAAGGCTGCAGTAGCTGCCCCCGTTACCCTGCAAGGCACCAGTGCGCTGGGCTGGCGTATGTTGTCGCCACGGCCGGTCGGACCACTCCAACATCAGCGCGAAAACTTTACCCGGATCGCAGAACAGGAAGGAGTCACTGTGCCGGCTGACTTTTTAAAAGGAATCAAGCCACTAACGATACCGGCTCAACGAAAAATAAGATTGCTGCTGGACCGTGGCCAACTGACTACCGGTTTCCCCGAACTACTGCTGAGTGGAGGACTGGACGCTTCGGTACGGATAACCTACCGGGCGCCTTACAACAATGAAACCATCGTGCAGGATGTAATCCGCCCCGATGGCGGTAACCGCCGAAAATTTACACCTGTTGGCTACCGCACCTTCAGGTATGTACAACTGGACATTGAAACCGGAAAATCGTCCCTCACCCTGGAAGATTACTACAACGTATATACGCAGTATGGACTGACGGAGAAAGCCGCCTTTTCCGCCTCGCCTGAAACAGATACGATCTGGCAGACGGCCCGGCGCATCGCCTTCGCCGGGGCTCAGGACAACCTGTATAATGATCTCTGGCAGGAACAGCTGCAATATATACAGGACGCGCATATTCACGGCCTGGGTATCCTGTATTTTTCGGGAGACGGTCAATTGTTGCGGAATGCACTGCGGCAATTCGACCAGTCACGCATTCCCGAAGGGTTGATCCGTACACGGTATCCTGCCGATGATATGCAGGTATCCGTTGCAGCTGCATTTGACTGGATCGTTGCCATCCAGGATTACCTGCTTTTTAAAGAAGATAAGGCGCTGGCAAAACAGCTATATCCCGGTGTTCGTAATATCCTCGACTGGTTTGCCCGCTACAGGGATGCGGCGACAGGACTACCGGGGAATATGCCTTACCGCGACAGCGCGGCTATTGCGCCCCTTACTTTCCAGTACCTGTATTCGCTGCGGCAGGCGGCCGCCATTGCCGGTTACTGCGATAAGCCCGCCGATTCTACGGCATATGTGCGTATAGCCGATAAGTTAAGAGAAGTGGTGTACAGGTATTGTTTTGATGCAGGTAAAGGATTGTATGCAGAAACAGCCGGTAAAAAAACGTTCTCCCGCTACACCAATGCCATGGCTGTACTGGCAGAGGCAGTACCGCCCAGGCAGGTGAAAAATGTAATGCAGCGGATGGTAAAAGAAAAAGCATTGCCGGAAGAATCACTCCGTGATAAGTTTTATATTTTCAGGGCCATGCAGGAAACAGGCACTACCGGCACCTTCCAGTCAGAACTGGCGCCCTGGCACCCGGTGCAGGAAGAAAATAGCAGCCTGTATCAATCTGTTACCTGCGTCGCCAATATATATCTGTTGGGCATAACCGCCGGTATCCAGTCAACTTCCTATGGCTTTAAAACAGCATTGATAGCGCCCGCTCCAGGCAACCTGAAACAGGTAAACGCTGCTATGCCCCATCCTGATGGTGGCATGATAGAAGTAGCACTCAACTTTGATGATAATCGTGTATCCGGTACCGTTACACTGCCCTTTGGCATCACCGGCAAATTCAGATGGAGAGGAAAAGAGACGGTGTTGCATGGAGGGCCCCAACACATAGAGATGTGA
- a CDS encoding 3-oxoacyl-ACP reductase family protein: MKRLENKIALVTGGSRGMGAAIVKRLAAEGAMVAFTYTKSTEKATALVTELKEKGQRALAVAADSADSQAVIAAVDQTIKTFGRIDILVNNAGMAVMKPFDDYTLEDYDLTMAVNTRAVFVASQAAARHMEKGNSIITIGSSMADRVTAPTGTLYSMSKSALTAFNKGLSRDLGSRGITVNLVQPGPIDTEMNPADGPHAAMQRQGISLGHYGDVEDVASLVAFLASPEGGHITGTAITIDGGYNS; encoded by the coding sequence ATGAAACGTCTGGAAAATAAGATAGCCCTGGTAACAGGAGGTAGTCGCGGTATGGGTGCCGCCATCGTTAAACGTCTTGCAGCAGAAGGTGCTATGGTAGCATTTACCTACACAAAAAGCACAGAGAAAGCTACGGCACTGGTCACTGAACTGAAAGAAAAAGGGCAGCGCGCATTAGCGGTGGCAGCCGACAGTGCTGACTCCCAGGCTGTGATTGCAGCAGTAGATCAAACCATCAAAACATTTGGCCGTATAGACATACTCGTTAATAATGCCGGTATGGCGGTGATGAAACCATTTGATGATTATACGCTGGAAGACTATGATCTTACCATGGCCGTGAATACCCGCGCTGTGTTTGTGGCTTCACAGGCGGCGGCGCGTCATATGGAAAAGGGCAACAGCATTATCACGATAGGCAGTAGCATGGCCGACAGGGTCACTGCCCCCACAGGCACCCTTTACTCCATGAGTAAATCGGCGCTTACTGCCTTCAACAAAGGGCTGTCACGCGATCTGGGATCACGTGGTATTACTGTCAACCTGGTGCAGCCCGGTCCTATCGATACCGAGATGAATCCGGCTGATGGCCCCCATGCAGCTATGCAGCGGCAGGGTATTTCGCTGGGGCATTATGGCGATGTGGAGGATGTTGCCTCCCTGGTGGCTTTCCTCGCCTCTCCCGAAGGAGGCCACATTACCGGTACTGCTATCACAATAGATGGAGGATATAACAGTTAA
- a CDS encoding DinB family protein produces MKKAAISPALEYYDRYVDHVPDIDLSVALDESLQALQALNIAQLEPQGNYAYAPGKWTLKNVFQHITDTERVFAYRTLLFARHDKTSPPGFDQDLFADNTFIDNRSLQDVLDELIAVRISTIALFKSFSDDTLLRTGMNWKYEMSILAMGFTIAGHQLHHLQIIKEKYL; encoded by the coding sequence ATGAAAAAGGCCGCTATATCCCCCGCTCTTGAATATTATGACCGCTATGTAGACCACGTGCCGGACATTGACCTCTCCGTTGCGCTGGATGAATCATTACAGGCACTACAGGCACTCAATATTGCACAACTGGAGCCACAGGGCAATTATGCCTATGCACCCGGCAAATGGACGCTGAAAAATGTATTCCAGCATATCACGGATACAGAAAGGGTATTCGCCTACCGCACCTTACTGTTTGCACGCCACGATAAAACATCACCACCTGGATTTGATCAGGACCTGTTTGCCGACAACACCTTCATCGATAACCGCAGCCTGCAGGATGTACTGGATGAGCTGATCGCCGTACGGATTTCCACCATCGCGCTGTTTAAAAGTTTTTCCGATGACACCCTCCTGAGAACAGGCATGAACTGGAAATATGAAATGAGTATCCTCGCAATGGGCTTTACCATTGCGGGGCACCAGCTCCATCATTTGCAAATCATCAAAGAAAAATACCTGTAA
- a CDS encoding DUF4184 family protein: protein MPFTISHIAIVVPFTCRPHKYLSATGLIIGSMVPDFLYFILLNPYFNGGHQWWGIFVYDIPLSLLLAFLYHNGVKPALISQLPAWAGNRIGHFRSFNWDHYFQRHYLVVIASVILGVLSHFFLDAFTHGDGYFVGLLPFLQQDVSLFAHPMKMWYLLQYISSIAGLLIILYFFLKIPAKHNSSKSGILRKLGYWLLVAVFTVIILLFNHQFHYIKCEGADYLAVIMGGFFYSYFVVMMSVKKLTSPSTINKKSFLQ from the coding sequence ATGCCATTTACGATTTCACACATAGCAATAGTAGTCCCTTTCACCTGCCGGCCACACAAATACCTGTCGGCCACAGGACTCATCATAGGCAGTATGGTACCGGATTTCCTGTATTTCATCTTACTAAATCCCTACTTCAACGGAGGACATCAATGGTGGGGCATTTTCGTATATGACATCCCGTTATCCCTGCTGCTGGCCTTTCTGTATCATAACGGGGTAAAGCCGGCACTGATCAGCCAGCTACCGGCCTGGGCCGGTAACCGGATCGGCCATTTCCGGTCATTCAACTGGGACCATTATTTCCAACGCCACTACCTCGTGGTTATCGCTTCGGTCATCCTGGGCGTGCTATCGCACTTCTTCCTCGATGCCTTTACCCATGGCGATGGATACTTTGTAGGGCTGCTTCCATTTTTGCAGCAGGATGTCAGCCTGTTTGCCCATCCAATGAAAATGTGGTATCTCCTGCAATACATCAGCTCCATCGCCGGACTGCTGATCATTCTTTACTTCTTCCTGAAAATACCGGCAAAACATAACAGCAGTAAAAGCGGCATCCTCCGGAAACTGGGCTACTGGCTATTGGTGGCCGTATTTACTGTAATTATCCTGCTGTTCAATCATCAATTCCATTATATAAAATGTGAAGGGGCAGATTACCTCGCCGTGATCATGGGCGGCTTTTTTTATAGTTATTTTGTAGTGATGATGAGCGTAAAAAAACTAACTTCCCCTTCAACTATCAATAAAAAAAGTTTTTTACAATGA
- a CDS encoding sigma-70 family RNA polymerase sigma factor, whose amino-acid sequence MSKEEFLFIIGEHQGILHKICRLYRDTPEDREDLFQEMIYQLWKSFPAFQGQSKITTWMYRIALNTALAAFRKRTPDITYTDTLPEQVATTPDPPHALQQEQLFAALRQLSDAEKAIIALYLEDMTYQEIAGITGIDENYVGVKLNRIKTKIKNILKL is encoded by the coding sequence ATGAGTAAGGAAGAATTTCTGTTCATCATCGGGGAGCATCAGGGTATCCTGCACAAGATCTGCCGCCTGTACCGCGATACGCCGGAAGACCGGGAAGATCTTTTCCAGGAGATGATCTATCAGCTGTGGAAATCCTTCCCTGCTTTCCAGGGACAGTCGAAAATCACCACGTGGATGTACCGCATTGCGTTGAATACCGCCCTGGCAGCCTTCCGGAAGCGAACGCCGGACATAACGTATACGGATACACTACCCGAGCAGGTAGCCACCACGCCGGACCCGCCGCATGCATTACAACAGGAACAACTTTTTGCAGCACTGCGGCAGTTAAGCGACGCTGAAAAAGCGATCATCGCACTTTACCTGGAAGATATGACCTACCAGGAAATAGCCGGTATCACCGGCATAGATGAAAATTATGTGGGCGTAAAACTAAACCGGATCAAAACAAAGATCAAAAACATCCTGAAATTATAA
- a CDS encoding YceI family protein: protein MKKSLFSTALLVLAGLATFAQVKWSADPAHTSIGFSVKHLGINYVQGHFAKFTGAIETTDSTSFQNAKVDFSADVNSISTGVEQRDGHLKTDDFFNAAEFSEIKVKSVSFKKVAGSKYVMLADVTIRNTTKRVAFDVNYNGVVRDPWGLWRAGFTAKATINRFDFGVKYADKLPSGVYAVAPTVEILVNAEIVKQ from the coding sequence ATGAAAAAATCGTTATTCTCTACAGCCCTGCTGGTATTAGCCGGCCTTGCCACTTTTGCACAAGTAAAATGGAGCGCAGATCCTGCACATACCTCCATTGGTTTCAGCGTAAAACATCTGGGCATCAACTATGTTCAGGGACATTTTGCAAAATTCACCGGTGCTATTGAAACTACCGACAGCACCAGCTTTCAGAATGCCAAAGTAGATTTTTCTGCCGATGTAAACAGTATCAGTACCGGTGTTGAACAGCGTGATGGTCACCTGAAAACAGATGACTTCTTCAATGCAGCCGAATTTTCTGAAATCAAAGTAAAAAGCGTTTCCTTCAAAAAAGTAGCTGGTAGCAAATATGTAATGTTAGCGGATGTAACGATCCGGAACACTACAAAACGTGTAGCCTTCGACGTTAATTACAACGGTGTTGTAAGAGACCCATGGGGTTTGTGGAGAGCAGGTTTTACGGCTAAAGCAACGATTAACCGTTTCGACTTTGGTGTGAAATATGCCGACAAATTACCTTCCGGTGTTTATGCAGTAGCGCCTACCGTGGAGATCCTGGTAAATGCAGAAATAGTTAAACAATAA
- a CDS encoding DEAD/DEAH box helicase — protein sequence MKFEQYSISSEIKDSLAELGFKRPTDIQFKAIPSILKGDDVMAIAQTGTGKTAAFAIPILHRLQQQDRRYRKGKYEVKCLVMVPTRELAIQIAEVFQQIGQYTDLSILALVGGVDQGPQIKVLEKGVDVLIATPGRMFDQINQDHIDLSKVQTLILDEADHMLDLGFIRDIRDVIKHIPRNHQTLFFSATLDKDIKDLAYSVVNNPIRIQISPQDPVSKNVSHAVAYVEMDDKRFFLERLLKEFPDSKILIFVRTKVRAERVAAAMERVGVKSLTMHGGKVQDDRLQVMDEFKKGEIKVLITTDVNARGIDIPNVDYVVNYDLPDVPENYVHRVGRTGRGVHKGQAVSFCSTEEKPILDEIQQFLGKDITEMKINKDDYRETVSFSEDIPNDNWQLLLDEHNKEMENVTKKKKKKKK from the coding sequence ATGAAATTTGAACAGTATAGTATTTCTTCCGAGATAAAGGACAGTTTGGCTGAACTGGGCTTCAAACGCCCTACAGACATTCAGTTTAAGGCTATTCCCTCTATCCTGAAAGGAGATGACGTAATGGCGATTGCCCAGACAGGAACGGGTAAAACGGCTGCTTTTGCCATACCCATCCTGCACCGCCTCCAGCAACAGGACCGGAGATACCGCAAAGGAAAATATGAGGTGAAATGCCTGGTAATGGTACCCACCAGGGAACTGGCGATACAGATTGCAGAAGTATTTCAGCAGATAGGACAATACACCGATCTCAGCATCCTCGCGCTGGTAGGCGGGGTAGACCAGGGCCCGCAGATCAAGGTACTGGAAAAGGGCGTGGATGTACTCATCGCCACACCCGGCCGTATGTTTGATCAGATTAACCAGGATCATATTGATCTCAGTAAGGTACAAACACTCATCCTCGACGAAGCAGATCATATGCTGGATCTTGGTTTTATCCGCGATATCCGGGATGTGATCAAACATATCCCCCGTAATCACCAGACCCTGTTCTTCTCCGCTACGCTGGACAAGGATATTAAAGACCTGGCTTACTCAGTGGTAAATAACCCGATCCGTATTCAGATCTCCCCGCAGGACCCCGTTTCTAAAAACGTAAGCCACGCCGTTGCCTACGTGGAAATGGATGATAAGCGTTTCTTCCTTGAACGCCTCCTGAAAGAATTTCCCGACAGCAAAATACTGATCTTCGTACGCACCAAAGTGCGCGCAGAACGTGTGGCTGCCGCTATGGAACGGGTCGGCGTAAAAAGTCTTACTATGCACGGAGGCAAAGTACAGGACGACCGCCTGCAGGTAATGGACGAATTCAAAAAAGGAGAGATCAAAGTGCTCATCACAACAGATGTGAATGCCCGTGGTATAGATATTCCCAATGTGGATTACGTGGTCAACTATGACCTGCCGGATGTCCCCGAAAACTATGTACACCGTGTAGGTCGTACAGGTCGTGGCGTACATAAAGGCCAGGCCGTATCTTTCTGTAGTACAGAGGAAAAACCGATACTGGATGAAATCCAGCAGTTCCTGGGAAAGGATATTACAGAGATGAAGATCAATAAAGATGATTACCGGGAAACGGTCAGTTTCTCCGAAGATATTCCGAATGATAACTGGCAGCTATTGCTGGATGAACATAATAAGGAGATGGAGAACGTGACGAAGAAGAAGAAAAAGAAGAAGAAGTAA
- a CDS encoding YceI family protein — translation MANWKIDESHSEIGFKVKHLMITNVSGYFTRFTGSIQTESDDFHDASISFEAAADSINTQNQQRDEHLRNGDFFDAANFPKISFVSRKVKKIDEEQYKLLGDLTIKDQTHPIELEVIHNGVTVDPRGQHKAGFALKGRIHRADYGLRWNASTEAGGIVLSDEVKLNMEIQLVKS, via the coding sequence ATGGCAAACTGGAAAATTGATGAATCACACAGCGAAATCGGCTTTAAAGTAAAACACCTCATGATTACAAACGTGAGTGGCTATTTTACACGTTTTACCGGCAGTATTCAAACTGAAAGCGACGATTTTCATGATGCTTCCATTTCCTTTGAAGCGGCGGCAGACAGCATCAACACACAGAATCAGCAGCGGGATGAGCATCTGCGGAACGGTGATTTTTTTGATGCGGCCAATTTTCCGAAGATCAGTTTTGTATCCAGGAAAGTGAAGAAAATAGATGAAGAGCAGTACAAACTGCTGGGCGATCTGACCATCAAGGATCAAACGCATCCTATTGAACTGGAAGTGATCCATAATGGTGTTACGGTAGACCCCAGGGGACAGCACAAAGCAGGCTTTGCACTGAAAGGGCGTATCCACCGGGCAGACTACGGCCTGCGCTGGAATGCCAGCACAGAAGCAGGGGGTATTGTACTCAGCGATGAAGTGAAGCTCAATATGGAAATACAACTCGTGAAGTCATAG
- a CDS encoding DUF1697 domain-containing protein, with product MTRYVAFLRAINVGGNRMVKMEVLRELFAKAGFKNITTYIQSGNVIFESASTDTAAIEAKIEKQMLKALGFEIPACVRSFKEMDAILKNNPFPGIVPDKEIQIYVAFLQTVPGANAQEILTSLQSAAETYHINGREVYILSRKTLMKTPFSNNYLEKKLGVVSTTRNLATVGKVLL from the coding sequence ATGACACGATATGTTGCGTTTCTCCGGGCTATCAATGTGGGTGGAAACAGGATGGTAAAAATGGAGGTACTGCGGGAACTCTTCGCCAAAGCAGGATTTAAAAATATTACCACCTATATTCAAAGTGGTAATGTCATTTTTGAAAGTGCCTCCACGGACACGGCTGCCATTGAAGCTAAAATTGAAAAGCAAATGCTGAAAGCACTGGGATTTGAAATACCCGCCTGCGTTAGAAGTTTTAAGGAGATGGATGCCATTTTGAAAAATAACCCATTCCCCGGGATTGTTCCGGACAAAGAGATACAGATCTATGTGGCGTTTTTACAAACAGTACCCGGTGCAAATGCGCAGGAAATCCTCACCTCCCTGCAAAGCGCAGCAGAAACTTACCATATCAATGGACGCGAAGTATATATCCTGTCGCGCAAAACCCTGATGAAGACGCCGTTTTCCAACAATTACCTGGAGAAAAAACTGGGCGTAGTCAGCACCACAAGGAACCTGGCCACTGTAGGCAAAGTGCTGTTATAA